A stretch of the Capsicum annuum cultivar UCD-10X-F1 chromosome 8, UCD10Xv1.1, whole genome shotgun sequence genome encodes the following:
- the LOC124885304 gene encoding receptor-like protein 34 yields the protein MNLPYSYTPMIVCPLISYVLHLLLDIYEKERKKEMERILSLVSLFLFLYAVEVVSFSSGHPLCSSHDYLALVQFKHSLNVTTAYYYDEDCESSAPKTASWNTSSMDCCTWDGVTCDSITGHVIGLDLSCSRLEGTIHPNSSLFHLRHLQTLQLFHNNLRGPIPESIRNLSQIIHLDLSDNNLESEIPDAFSNLQNLTHLRLDNNTFTGRFPSSLVNLTKLEVLRLGYNSLSGPLPFTANGLQNLEDLFLSHNLLNGSIPSWMNSLPSLFYLRLDNNLFSGSLSLGQNKLNGEKTGAPMFSKLQFLHLSFNNLSGEVGAEMFSSMKNLYSLDLSHSGLSWSINKDNTNTTFPLLYYLGLGSCRVKDFPDFLLYSEGLSFLDLSENEIQGQFPKWFGGLSGLQSLNLSHNYLTSLDHLPNRERIMVLDLQSNSLTGPLPSSLCSSNYIRILDLSYNNMSGDFSNCSSISNCALIVLDLRGNNFHGPIPNIFSQCDWLRHIGLSENQLEGPIPRSLVNCTSLQVLDLGNNKIHSTFPTWMEALQELEILILKSNRFYGPIGGGFRTKSPFPNLRIFDISGNSFSGSLPTEVLKGFTAMMNMDAHKSRLGYMEGEDDFGNYRANYRFSVTLVMKNQEIEFTRILKILTTFDLSKNKFEGEIPKFIGNLNSLRLLNLSRNNLSGHIPVEMKNMSALEALDLSFNQLTGKIPVELAILTFLAVLNLSHNHLVGPIPRSNQFNTFPNDSYFGNSELCGFPLSKECGQRKSASVPVSLFEQEEEEEPGFLSEMTWQSVLIGYGCGLTFGFAIMYLIYRIQRPRWFIDLLETINHEMIYRIQRGRKRRGNNRRRRQ from the coding sequence ATGAATTTGCCGTATTCTTATACTCCAATGATAGTATGTCCTTTAATCAGTTACGTACTGCATTTGCTATTAGACAtatatgagaaagaaagaaagaaagagatggaGAGAATATTGTCACTTGTTTCTTTGTTTCTGTTTCTCTATGCAGTTGAAGTGGTTTCTTTTTCCTCTGGGCATCCCCTTTGCTCTTCTCATGATTATCTAGCACTTGTACAGTTTAAGCATTCTCTTAACGTGACAACCGCCTATTATTATGATGAAGATTGCGAATCTTCTGCTCCTAAGACGGCATCTTGGAATACCAGTAGCATGGATTGCTGTACGTGGGATGGAGTTACCTGTGATAGCATCACAGGCCATGTCATTGGTTTGGATCTCAGTTGTAGCAGACTTGAAGGAACGATCCATCCCAACAGTAGCCTTTTCCATCTTCGTCATCTTCAAACGCTCCAACTTTTCCATAACAACTTGCGGGGTCCTATTCCAGAATCCATCAGGAACCTTTCACAAATCATTCATCTGGATCTTTCAGACAACAATTTGGAGAGCGAAATTCCTGATGCTTTCTCCAACTTGCAAAACCTTACACACTTACGACTAGACAACAACACCTTCACTGGCAGGTTTCCATCTTCTCTTGTGAACTTGACAAAGCTTGAAGTTTTAAGATTGGGATACAATTCACTCAGTGGTCCACTTCCTTTCACTGCCAACGGACTTCAAAATCTAGAAGATCTATTTTTGTCTCATAACTTACTCAATGGCTCAATCCCCTCATGGATGAATAGTCTTCCTTCGTTGTTTTATTTACGTCTGGACAACAATCTTTTCAGTGGATCACTCTCTCTTGGACAAAATAAGTTGAATGGGGAGAAGACTGGAGCACCAATGTTTTCAAAGCTCCAGTTTCTTCATCTTTCGTTTAATAATTTGAGTGGTGAGGTAGGAGCAGAAATGTTTTCGAGCATGAAAAACCTCTACTCTCTTGATCTTTCTCATAGTGGTTTATCATGGAGTATCAATAAGGACAACACCAACACCACTTTCCCTCTTCTTTATTATTTAGGTTTAGGCTCTTGTCGTGTGAAAGATTTCCCAGATTTCTTATTGTACTCTGAGGGATTATCATTTTTGGATTTGTCGGAGAATGAAATTCAGGGGCAGTTCCCGAAATGGTTTGGGGGTTTGAGTGGATTGCAAAGCCTTAATCTCTCTCACAACTACCTTACAAGCCTGGACCATCTACCAAATAGGGAGAGAATTATGGTACTTGATCTACAATCAAACTCACTCACTGGACCTCTACCGTCCTCTCTTTGCTCATCAAATTACATTCGTATTCTGGATTTGTCTTACAATAATATGAGCGGTGATTTTTCCAATTGTTCCTCTATTTCTAACTGTGCTCTCATAGTCCTAGATTTACGAGGAAACAACTTTCATGGTCCCATTCCAAACATATTCTCCCAGTGTGATTGGTTACGTCATATTGGTTTGAGTGAAAATCAATTGGAAGGTCCAATCCCGAGATCGCTAGTCAACTGTACATCCTTACAAGTCCTTGATTTGGGAAACAACAAAATCCATTCTACATTTCCCACCTGGATGGAAGCTTTGCAAGAGTTGGAGATTCTCATACTGAAATCGAATAGATTTTATGGACCCATTGGTGGTGGTTTCCGAACAAAATCGCCATTTCCAAACTTGAGGATCTTTGACATCTCTGGTAATTCATTTTCTGGCTCTTTACCTACAGAAGTTCTAAAAGGTTTCACAGCTATGATGAACATGGATGCACACAAATCAAGACTGGGATATATGGAGGGAGAAGACGATTTTGGAAACTATAGAGCAAACTACAGGTTTTCAGTGACGTTAGtgatgaaaaatcaagaaattgaattcaCAAGGATCTTGAAGATTCTTACAACATTCGATTTATCAAAGAACAAGTTTGAGGGAGAAATCCCTAAGTTCATTGGGAACTTGAATTCACTCCGGCTGTTGAATTTATCTCGCAACAACCTCAGTGGGCATATTCCTGTTGAAATGAAGAACATGAGCGCTCTTGAAGCTTTGGACCTTTCATTTAACCAGCTTACCGGCAAAATTCCAGTGGAATTGGCAATCCTAACATTTCTTGCAGTCCTAAATCTGTCACACAACCATCTCGTTGGACCTATTCCCCGCAGTAACCAGTTCAATACGTTTCCAAATGATTCCTATTTTGGAAACTCGGAATTGTGTGGATTTCCGTTGTCAAAAGAATGTGGGCAGCGTAAGAGTGCATCAGTACCGGTATCGCTGTttgaacaagaagaagaagaagagccaGGTTTTCTTAGTGAAATGACTTGGCAATCTGTTCTAATTGGTTATGGTTGTGGCTTGACTTTTGGATTTGCCATAATGTATCTCATATACCGCATTCAAAGGCCAAGATGGTTCATAGACTTATTAGAGACTATCAATCATGAAATGATATACAGAATACAGAGGGGACGTAAAAGGCGTGGGAACAATCGCAGAAGAAGACAGTGA
- the LOC107854827 gene encoding receptor-like protein 9DC3, whose protein sequence is MVSFAFVHPLCSSHDSLALLQFKHSLSVTQTVYYRESSVPKTASWNSSSMDCCRWKGVTCDIFTGHVIGLDLSNSILGGTIHPNSSLFQLHHLQTLDLSRNNFSGSHIPPNIGQLVSLVHLNLSYCEFGGRIPLEISHLSNLVSLDLFVVGYDVQLSREGFNMLFHNLTKLEVLSLSDVNISSSIPMNISSSSLRYLDLEYNKLQGDLPNSIFLLPNLETLRLSYNTHLTVSMPKFNWSSSHSLRELELSSINISGGLPTSLGTLKALKLMKLSGCNLLGHIPESIRNLSQITQLDLSDNHLDGEIPDAFSNFQKLTSLSLENNAFIGPSPASLFNLTKLEYLSLRNNLLSGPLPPFTAIRLQNLERLYLSQNSLNGSIPSWMNSLPTLSQLSLGRNRFSGPLPEFKTNSLEWLDLSENQLNGSIPQSLRDLVNLNILTLGHNNLSGKVGAEMFSSMKYLEYLDLSHSGLSWSSNRDDINITLPRLMYLGLGSCRVKDFPGFVLNSDFFGALDLPENEIHGEFPKWFGGVSKLQSLNLSHNYLTSLDHLPWETMVVLDLQSNSLTGPLPSSLCRLSKLHLINLSYNNLSAEIPNCLFSFVQLTVLDLRANNFYGPLPNKFPENSVLIHISLSKNQLEGPIPTSLVNCTLLQLLDLGNNKFRDTFPTWLETLDALEILILKSNRFYGPIFAFQKKSPFPNLRIFDLSGNSFTGSLPMVVLKGFKAMMNMDGHKSELGYNVEVIFSFSAATALYADSMTLVIKNQETKFNKILKIFTAIDLSRNKFEGEIPKLIGNLNSLPLLNLSHNNLTGHIPIEMRNMSTLEALDLSYNQLTGKIPEELASLTFLEVLNLSHNHLVGPIPRSNQFNTFPNDSYFGNPDLCGFPLSNECGRNKSALSVEQEEEEPGFLCEMTWQSVLIGYGCGLTFGFAILYIIYRFQRPRWFIDFLETITHEMIYIAKRGGRRRRNNRRRRQ, encoded by the coding sequence ATGGTTTCTTTTGCCTTTGTGCATCCACTTTGCTCTTCTCATGATTCCCTTGCACTTTTACAGTTTAAGCATTCACTTAGTGTGACACAGACAGTGTACTATCGTGAATCTTCTGTTCCTAAGACGGCGTCTTGGAACAGTAGTAGTATGGATTGTTGTAGGTGGAAGGGAGTTACCTGCGATATCTTCACAGGCCATGTGATTGGTTTGGACTTGAGTAATAGCATACTTGGAGGAACTATCCATCCCAATAGTAGCCTTTTCCAGCTTCATCATCTCCAAACACTCGATCTCTCCCGGAACAACTTTTCTGGTTCTCATATTCCACCGAATATTGGTCAGTTGGTTAGCTTAGTGCATCTCAACCTTTCTTATTGCGAGTTCGGAGGAAGGATTCCGTTAGAAATCTCTCACTTGTCTAATTTGGTTTCCCTTGATCTCTTTGTTGTTGGCTACGATGTCCAGCTTAGTCGGGAAGGATTCAACATGCTCTTTCATAACTTAACCAAGTTAGAGGTACTATCTCTTTCTGATGTAAACATTTCATCCAGTATACCCATGAATATATCCTCTTCTTCTTTGAGATATCTAGATCTTGAATATAATAAGTTGCAAGGAGACTTGCCAAACAGCATTTTCCTCCTACCCAACCTGGAAACTCTCAGATTGTCATACAATACGCATCTCACTGTTTCGATGCCCAAGTTTAACTGGAGCAGCAGTCATTCACTAAGGGAGTTGGAGCTCTCTTCGATAAATATTTCCGGAGGGCTACCCACTTCACTTGGAACTCTCAAAGCCTTAAAACTTATGAAACTTTCTGGGTGCAACCTCTTGGGACATATTCCAGAATCCATCAGGAATCTTTCACAAATCACCCAACTGGATCTTTCAGACAACCATTTGGACGGGGAAATTCCTGATGCTTTTTCCAACTTCCAAAAGCTTACATCCTTATCACTGGAGAACAACGCCTTTATTGGCCCATCCCCAGCTTCTCTTTTCAACTTGACAAAGCTTGAATATTTGAGTTTGAGAAACAATCTTCTCAGTGGTCCACTTCCTCCTTTTACTGCTATCAGGCTTCAAAATCTAGAACGCCTATATTTGTCTCAAAACTCACTCAACGGCTCAATCCCATCTTGGATGAATAGTCTTCCTACATTGAGTCAATTATCGCTTGGGAGGAATCGTTTCAGTGGACCACTTCCTGAGTTTAAGACCAACTCTCTAGAATGGCTTGATTTATCTGAAAATCAACTTAATGGCTCCATACCTCAATCACTTAGAGATCTTGTGAACCTAAATATTCTCACTCTTGGACATAATAATTTGAGTGGCAAGGTAGGAGCAGAAATGTTTTCAAGCATGAAATACCTGGAATATCTTGATCTTTCTCATAGTGGTTTATCATGGAGTAGCAATAGGGACGATATCAACATCACTTTACCCCGTCTTATGTATTTAGGTTTAGGATCTTGTCGTGTGAAAGATTTCCCAGGTTTCGTGTTGAACTCCGATTTTTTTGGGGCTTTGGATCTCCCAGAGAATGAAATTCACGGGGAGTTCCCAAAATGGTTTGGGGGTGTAAGTAAATTGCAAAGCCTTAACCTCTCTCACAACTACCTTACAAGCTTAGACCATCTACCTTGGGAGACAATGGTGGTACTTGATCTCCAATCAAACTCACTCACTGGACCACTGCCCTCCTCCCTTTGCAGATTAAGTAAACTTCATCTTATAAATTTGTCTTACAATAATTTGAGTGCTGAAATTCCcaattgtttgttttcttttgtccAGCTCACGGTCTTAGACTTACGAGCTAATAACTTCTACGGACCCCTCCCAAACAAATTCCCAGAGAATAGTGTTCTAATTCATATTAGTTTGAGCAAAAATCAATTGGAAGGTCCCATCCCAACATCGCTAGTCAACTGTACCCTCTTACAACTCCTCGATTTGGGAAACAACAAATTCCGTGATACATTTCCCACCTGGTTGGAGACGCTGGATGCTTTGGAGATTCTCATATTGAAATCTAATAGATTTTATGGACCCATCTTTGCTTTCCAAAAAAAATCGCCATTTCCAAATTTGAGGATCTTTGATCTCTCCGGTAATTCGTTTACAGGATCTTTACCTATGGTGGTACTAAAAGGTTTCAAAGCTATGATGAATATGGATGGACATAAATCAGAATTGGGGTACAATGTTGAGGTCATTTTTAGTTTCTCAGCTGCTACTGCATTGTATGCGGATTCGATGACGTTAGTGATCAAAAATCAAGAGACTAAATTCAACAAGATCTTGAAGATTTTCACAGCAATCGATTTGTCAAGGAACAAGTTTGAGGGAGAAATCCCTAAATTGATTGGGAACTTGAATTCACTTCCGCTGCTGAATTTATCTCACAACAACCTCACAGGGCACATTCCTATTGAAATGAGGAACATGAGCACTCTTGAAGCTTTGGACCTTTCATATAACCAGCTTACCGGAAAAATTCCAGAGGAATTGGCAAGTTTAACTTTCCTCGAGGTTCTAAATCTGTCACACAATCATCTCGTTGGACCTATTCCTCGTAGCAACCAGTTCAATACGTTTCCAAATGATTCCTATTTTGGAAACCCTGATTTGTGTGGATTCCCATTATCAAATGAATGTGGGAGGAATAAGAGCGCATTATCAGttgaacaagaagaagaagagccTGGTTTTCTTTGCGAAATGACTTGGCAGTCTGTCCTAATTGGTTATGGTTGTGGCTTGACTTTTGGATTTGCCATACTCTATATCATATACCGCTTTCAAAGGCCAAGATGGTTCATAGACTTTCTTGAAACTATCACTCATGAAATGATATACATTGCAAAGAGGGGAGGTCGAAGGCGCAGGAACAATCGCAGAAGAAGACAGTGA